Proteins from a genomic interval of Youhaiella tibetensis:
- a CDS encoding helix-turn-helix domain-containing protein, which translates to MHNTLLSRPRDRLEDGGSLARMDITTACVPRSEQFEYWRGLVAPLIETQAGDASQGFLVEESAWNLGSIALLQNKTAPFQFQRTARHVRADSIDHWVIIFVREGALTLGRRGQANSVPQRVLRVASFRGEFEGKADALDALFLFVPREFCGDSTSILDSAEERELTNGLSLLLADYLLDLERRLPVLTQDELPSILATTRTMLLACLAPTTERLAQAQRPIDATLLERARRLIQEELLSPRLNVDLICRRLGVSRSRLYRLFEPAGGIAHYIRARRLLDAHISLANTQDQRRIADIAADRGFLDAAEFSRAFKREFGYTPSDVRREASQGPMRPAATHGTAGEEDLVGLLRGLHPLPQW; encoded by the coding sequence ATGCACAACACTCTTCTCAGCAGACCGCGCGATCGCCTGGAGGACGGCGGCAGCCTGGCGCGGATGGATATCACGACCGCCTGCGTCCCCCGGTCGGAGCAGTTCGAATATTGGCGGGGCCTGGTGGCACCGCTGATCGAGACACAGGCAGGCGATGCCAGCCAGGGCTTCCTCGTCGAGGAGAGCGCCTGGAACCTGGGCAGTATCGCGCTGCTTCAGAACAAGACGGCGCCTTTCCAGTTCCAGCGCACGGCACGCCATGTGCGCGCCGACTCCATCGATCACTGGGTCATCATCTTCGTGCGCGAAGGCGCGCTGACGCTCGGACGGCGCGGCCAGGCAAACTCGGTGCCGCAGCGCGTGCTGCGCGTCGCTTCCTTCCGGGGCGAGTTCGAGGGAAAGGCCGACGCGCTCGACGCGCTTTTCCTGTTCGTGCCCCGCGAATTCTGCGGCGATTCCACCAGCATTCTCGATAGCGCCGAGGAGCGCGAACTCACCAACGGGCTCTCGCTGCTGCTGGCCGACTACCTGCTCGATCTCGAGCGGCGGCTGCCGGTGCTGACCCAGGACGAGCTCCCCAGCATCCTCGCCACCACGCGCACGATGCTGCTCGCATGCCTGGCGCCGACGACCGAGCGGCTGGCCCAGGCCCAGCGCCCGATCGATGCGACCCTGCTCGAAAGGGCGCGGCGGCTGATCCAGGAGGAGCTGCTTTCGCCGCGCCTCAATGTCGATCTCATCTGCCGGCGGCTGGGGGTGTCGCGTTCGCGGCTCTACCGGCTGTTCGAACCGGCCGGGGGCATCGCGCACTACATTCGCGCCCGGCGCCTGCTCGATGCCCATATTTCCCTCGCCAACACCCAGGACCAGCGGCGTATCGCCGACATCGCGGCCGATCGCGGGTTCCTTGATGCCGCCGAGTTCAGCCGCGCCTTCAAGCGCGAGTTCGGCTACACGCCCAGCGACGTGCGGCGCGAGGCTTCGCAGGGGCCGATGCGGCCGGCGGCGACCCACGGGACGGCGGGCGAGGAGGATCTTGTGGGTTTGCTCAGGGGCTTGCATCCGCTGCCGCAATGGTAG
- a CDS encoding alpha/beta hydrolase, whose protein sequence is MGASALAGLVFAIAALAAANVLHFEVSWDLGNKDGLVTWATLFLGVFLTGWLLWWAIMVRPGPRSLWRGAATGIIIAVVSYPVVFTLTELLQRDAATVGTLSERVRGIILVTGLTLMITGFAMTLIMAVVGAVIAYAVNRSRPQAEAAPWMPVVGKGAQLAGVVAAIILALLVGSFVTLSVIPTNARSLVPDGKPGNPAASYEEAMAAFEAIRKDEAGLGLHERCPSQLLTHGHKVARVVIYFHGLTSCPAQGEELAQALFAQGYNVYLPRMKGHGLADPDTLALMDLTAEDLVDLANQSVDLAQGLGDEVAVVGLSAGGTIVTWIAQYRPDVANAIAVSPFLGPYVIPPWATNAANTLALMLPDIMLWWNPTETVGEDAQTYAFPTPSVHTLAQVMRLGRVVEEGARQGPPAVKQIGMLLNSADIAVSNALAQQLIASWRSHGQEVTVKTLALSRLLPHDLINPGEPQADTKLVYATILELLGSPPAGNAD, encoded by the coding sequence ATGGGGGCGAGCGCCCTGGCGGGGCTGGTCTTCGCGATCGCGGCGCTGGCGGCAGCCAATGTGCTGCATTTCGAGGTCAGCTGGGATCTGGGCAACAAGGATGGGCTGGTCACCTGGGCCACGCTTTTCCTCGGCGTATTCCTGACCGGGTGGCTGCTCTGGTGGGCCATCATGGTGCGGCCCGGCCCGCGTTCGCTCTGGCGGGGCGCGGCCACCGGCATCATCATCGCGGTGGTCAGCTACCCGGTGGTCTTCACCCTCACCGAGCTCCTGCAGCGCGACGCGGCGACGGTCGGCACGCTTTCCGAACGTGTGCGCGGCATCATCCTCGTCACCGGGCTCACGCTCATGATCACCGGCTTTGCCATGACGCTCATCATGGCGGTGGTCGGGGCGGTCATCGCCTATGCGGTCAACCGTTCGCGCCCGCAGGCCGAGGCGGCGCCGTGGATGCCGGTGGTGGGCAAGGGCGCGCAACTGGCCGGCGTCGTGGCGGCGATCATCCTCGCATTACTGGTCGGCTCGTTCGTCACGCTCTCGGTCATCCCGACCAATGCCAGGAGCCTCGTGCCTGACGGCAAGCCCGGCAATCCGGCCGCCAGTTACGAGGAGGCCATGGCCGCGTTCGAAGCGATCCGCAAGGACGAGGCGGGGCTGGGTCTTCACGAGCGCTGCCCGTCCCAGTTGCTCACCCATGGCCACAAGGTCGCGCGGGTCGTCATCTATTTCCACGGCCTCACCTCCTGCCCGGCGCAGGGGGAAGAGCTGGCGCAGGCGCTCTTCGCGCAGGGCTACAATGTCTACCTGCCGCGCATGAAGGGCCACGGGCTCGCCGATCCGGACACCCTGGCGCTCATGGACCTCACCGCCGAGGACCTGGTGGATCTGGCCAACCAGTCGGTCGACCTGGCGCAGGGGTTGGGGGACGAGGTCGCGGTGGTGGGCCTGTCGGCCGGCGGCACCATCGTCACCTGGATCGCCCAGTATCGTCCCGATGTCGCCAATGCCATCGCCGTCTCGCCGTTCCTCGGCCCCTACGTCATTCCGCCCTGGGCGACCAATGCCGCCAATACGCTGGCGTTGATGCTGCCCGACATCATGCTCTGGTGGAATCCGACCGAAACGGTGGGCGAGGATGCGCAGACCTATGCCTTCCCCACGCCCTCCGTGCACACGCTGGCCCAGGTGATGCGGCTGGGGCGCGTGGTGGAGGAGGGGGCCCGGCAGGGGCCGCCGGCGGTCAAGCAGATCGGCATGCTCCTCAACTCGGCCGATATCGCCGTCTCCAATGCCCTCGCCCAGCAACTCATCGCCTCCTGGCGCTCCCATGGGCAGGAGGTCACGGTCAAGACGCTGGCGCTTTCGCGGCTCCTGCCGCACGACCTCATCAATCCGGGCGAGCCGCAGGCCGATACCAAGCTGGTCTATGCGACCATTCTCGAGCTGCTCGGTTCGCCCCCGGCCGGGAACGCGGACTGA
- a CDS encoding Tex family protein has translation MATDVKRLAALIATEISARPEQAAAAIGLLDEGATVPFVARYRKEVTGGLDDTQLRTLSERLGYLRELDARRDSILQSIREQGKLTDDLEARIAGAVTKAELEDIYLPYKPKRRTKAEIARERGLGPLAEAILADRRLVPAELAQSYLSEDVADVKAALEGARDIVAEQFSENADLVGRLRNYMKEKAFLRARVVDGKQEEGAKFSDYFDHVERWANVPSHRALAMLRGRNEDVLSLEIEVDADDTSTVKPAVRMVADAYQVGRDLPGDKWLLEVAGWTWRIKLSLHLSLDLMGDLRERAGEEAIQVFARNLKDLLLAAPAGSRPTMGLDPGIRTGVKVAVVDGTGKLVETTTVYPFPPRNDVRGTQAELAALVARHGVELIAIGNGTGSRETEKLVADMLAALPSPKPLKVIVSEAGASVYSASEAAAAEFPELDVSLRGAVSIGRRLQDPLAELVKIEPKSIGVGQYQHDVDQYRLARALDAVVEDAVNVVGVDLNTASASLLARVSGLGASLAEAIVAHRDANGPFARRQDLLGVTRLGQRTFEQCAGFLRIRDGSEPLDASAVHPEAYGVARKIVSACGRDVRALMGDSGALKALDPRVFVDERFGLPTVRDIITELEKPGRDPRPAFKTATFADGVDDIKDLKPGMMLEGTVTNVAAFGAFVDIGVHQDGLVHVSQLADRFVKDAHEVVKAGDIVKVRVVEVDVKRKRIGLTMRKDGGGGEARQQPPRDGGKPPPCGGSPRPGQGRDRNPPPSQGALGAALSEALKRK, from the coding sequence ATGGCCACCGACGTCAAGCGCCTCGCCGCCCTCATCGCCACCGAAATCAGCGCCCGCCCCGAGCAGGCGGCGGCAGCGATCGGACTGCTGGACGAAGGGGCGACCGTGCCGTTCGTGGCGCGCTACCGCAAGGAAGTCACCGGCGGGCTCGACGATACGCAATTGCGCACGCTCTCGGAGCGCCTGGGATATCTGCGCGAGCTGGACGCGCGGCGCGACAGCATCCTCCAGTCCATCCGCGAGCAGGGCAAGCTCACTGACGATCTCGAGGCGCGGATCGCCGGAGCCGTCACCAAGGCCGAACTCGAGGATATCTACCTGCCCTATAAGCCCAAGCGCCGCACCAAGGCCGAGATCGCGCGCGAGCGCGGACTGGGGCCGCTGGCCGAGGCGATCCTCGCCGACCGGCGGCTGGTGCCGGCCGAACTGGCCCAATCCTACCTCAGCGAGGATGTCGCCGACGTCAAGGCGGCGCTCGAAGGGGCGCGCGATATCGTGGCCGAGCAGTTCTCCGAGAATGCCGATCTCGTCGGGCGGTTGCGCAACTACATGAAGGAAAAGGCCTTCCTGCGGGCACGCGTCGTCGATGGCAAGCAGGAGGAGGGCGCCAAGTTCTCCGACTATTTCGACCATGTCGAGCGCTGGGCCAACGTGCCGAGCCACCGTGCCCTGGCCATGCTGCGCGGCCGCAACGAGGACGTGCTTTCCCTCGAGATCGAGGTGGACGCCGACGACACCTCGACCGTCAAACCCGCCGTGCGCATGGTGGCCGATGCCTATCAGGTCGGGCGCGACCTGCCCGGCGACAAATGGCTGCTCGAAGTCGCGGGCTGGACCTGGCGCATCAAGCTCTCCCTCCACCTCTCGCTCGACCTGATGGGCGATCTGCGCGAGCGCGCCGGCGAAGAGGCAATCCAGGTCTTCGCGCGCAACCTCAAGGACCTTCTGCTGGCCGCCCCGGCCGGGTCGCGCCCGACCATGGGGCTCGATCCGGGCATCCGCACGGGCGTCAAGGTGGCGGTGGTGGATGGCACGGGCAAGCTGGTCGAAACGACCACGGTCTATCCCTTCCCACCGCGCAACGACGTGCGTGGCACGCAGGCCGAACTGGCCGCGCTCGTCGCCCGGCACGGGGTCGAACTCATCGCCATCGGCAATGGCACGGGCAGCCGCGAGACGGAAAAGCTCGTGGCCGACATGCTGGCAGCCCTGCCCTCGCCCAAGCCGCTCAAGGTCATCGTCTCGGAGGCCGGGGCTTCGGTCTATTCGGCCTCGGAGGCGGCAGCCGCAGAATTCCCCGAACTGGACGTGTCGCTGCGCGGCGCCGTTTCCATCGGAAGGCGTTTGCAGGATCCGCTGGCCGAACTGGTCAAGATCGAGCCCAAGTCGATCGGGGTGGGGCAGTACCAGCACGACGTCGACCAGTATCGTCTGGCCCGCGCGCTCGATGCGGTGGTCGAGGATGCTGTGAACGTGGTCGGGGTCGATCTCAACACCGCCTCGGCCTCGCTCCTTGCCCGTGTCTCTGGCCTGGGCGCCTCGCTGGCCGAGGCGATCGTGGCCCATCGCGATGCCAACGGGCCCTTCGCGCGCCGCCAGGACCTGCTCGGCGTCACGCGCCTGGGGCAGCGCACCTTCGAGCAATGCGCCGGGTTCCTGCGCATCCGGGACGGCAGCGAGCCGCTGGACGCTTCGGCGGTGCACCCGGAAGCCTATGGGGTGGCGCGCAAGATCGTATCCGCCTGCGGCCGGGACGTGCGGGCCCTGATGGGCGACAGCGGCGCCCTCAAGGCGCTCGATCCGCGCGTCTTCGTCGATGAGCGGTTCGGCCTGCCGACGGTGCGCGACATCATCACCGAACTCGAAAAGCCCGGCCGCGATCCGCGTCCGGCCTTCAAGACCGCCACGTTCGCCGATGGCGTGGACGACATCAAGGATCTGAAGCCTGGCATGATGCTGGAAGGCACGGTGACCAACGTCGCCGCCTTTGGGGCGTTCGTCGATATCGGGGTGCACCAGGATGGCCTGGTGCACGTGTCCCAGCTGGCCGACCGTTTCGTCAAGGACGCCCATGAGGTCGTCAAGGCGGGCGACATCGTCAAGGTCCGGGTGGTCGAGGTCGACGTCAAGCGCAAGCGCATCGGGCTGACCATGCGCAAGGACGGTGGCGGCGGGGAGGCGCGCCAGCAGCCCCCTCGTGACGGCGGCAAGCCACCGCCGTGCGGCGGCTCCCCCCGTCCGGGCCAGGGGCGGGACCGGAACCCGCCGCCCTCCCAGGGGGCGCTGGGCGCGGCGCTGTCGGAAGCCCTCAAGCGCAAGTAG
- the rocD gene encoding ornithine--oxo-acid transaminase, which yields MTLTSAEFIAIEHKFGARNYKPLDVVLTRGEGVYVWDVEGNRYLDCLSAYSAVNQGHCHPRILKAMVEQAHKLTLTSRAFRNDQLGLFYEELAELTGAHKVLPMNSGAEAVETAIKAVRKWGYEVKGVPEGQAEIIVAANNFHGRTLGIVGFSTDPDARNGFGPFAPGFRIIDFGDAGALERAITPNTVAFLVEPIQGEAGVIVPPPGYFRRVRELCTRHGVTLILDEIQTGLGRTGKFLAEEHEGIEADVTLIGKALSGGFYPVSAVLSNNDVLGVLKPGQHGSTFGGNPLACAVAREALKVLVEEGMIENAAAMGERFQAGLRAMRSNIITEVRGRGLMIAVELAPDAGGARPYCEALQAEGLLAKDTHGATIRFAPPLVITADQVDWAVERIEKVLSAHTALN from the coding sequence ATGACGCTCACAAGTGCTGAATTCATCGCCATCGAGCACAAGTTCGGGGCCCGCAACTACAAGCCGCTCGACGTCGTGCTGACGCGCGGCGAGGGGGTCTATGTCTGGGATGTCGAGGGCAACCGCTACCTCGATTGCCTCTCGGCCTACTCGGCCGTCAACCAGGGCCACTGCCACCCCAGGATCCTGAAGGCCATGGTCGAGCAGGCCCACAAGCTCACCCTCACCTCACGTGCCTTCCGCAACGACCAGTTGGGGCTCTTCTACGAGGAACTGGCCGAACTCACCGGCGCCCACAAGGTGCTGCCGATGAACTCGGGCGCCGAAGCGGTCGAAACCGCCATCAAGGCGGTGCGCAAATGGGGCTACGAGGTCAAGGGCGTGCCCGAGGGCCAGGCCGAGATCATCGTGGCCGCCAACAATTTCCACGGGCGCACGCTCGGGATCGTCGGCTTTTCCACGGACCCCGACGCCCGCAACGGCTTCGGCCCCTTCGCCCCGGGTTTCCGCATCATCGACTTCGGCGACGCCGGGGCGCTCGAGCGCGCCATCACCCCCAACACCGTCGCCTTCCTGGTCGAACCCATCCAGGGCGAGGCGGGAGTGATCGTACCGCCCCCGGGCTATTTCCGCCGCGTGCGCGAGCTGTGCACGCGCCACGGGGTCACCCTCATCCTCGATGAGATCCAGACCGGGCTCGGGCGCACGGGAAAATTCCTCGCCGAGGAACACGAGGGCATCGAGGCCGACGTGACCCTGATCGGCAAGGCGCTTTCGGGCGGCTTCTACCCGGTCTCGGCCGTGCTTTCCAACAACGACGTCCTGGGCGTGCTCAAGCCCGGCCAGCACGGCTCGACCTTCGGCGGCAATCCGCTGGCCTGCGCGGTGGCGCGCGAAGCGCTCAAGGTGCTGGTCGAGGAAGGCATGATCGAAAATGCCGCCGCCATGGGCGAGCGCTTCCAGGCCGGGTTACGCGCCATGCGCTCCAATATCATCACCGAGGTGCGCGGACGCGGCCTGATGATCGCGGTGGAACTGGCCCCCGATGCGGGCGGGGCGCGGCCCTATTGCGAGGCATTGCAGGCCGAGGGGCTGCTGGCCAAGGATACGCACGGCGCGACCATCCGCTTCGCCCCGCCGCTGGTGATCACCGCCGACCAGGTGGACTGGGCCGTCGAGCGGATCGAGAAGGTGCTCTCCGCCCACACCGCGCTCAACTAG
- a CDS encoding SH3 domain-containing protein, with protein sequence MQLASILRPLLVCVAMAASIEVAPAVAQMRPSGNLAMATATVNVRQGAGTRYPVVDILHRGEEVEVIRCRNNFCLIVHEGPQGWVSERYLKRLVVQPR encoded by the coding sequence ATGCAGTTAGCGTCAATCCTGCGGCCTCTACTTGTCTGCGTAGCCATGGCCGCGTCCATCGAGGTGGCGCCCGCCGTCGCCCAGATGCGCCCTTCGGGTAACCTGGCGATGGCCACGGCCACCGTCAACGTGCGCCAGGGCGCCGGCACCCGGTATCCGGTGGTCGATATCCTGCACCGCGGCGAGGAAGTGGAAGTGATCCGTTGCCGGAACAATTTCTGCCTCATCGTTCATGAGGGCCCGCAAGGCTGGGTCTCGGAACGATACCTAAAGCGCCTGGTCGTCCAGCCGCGCTGA